A window from bacterium encodes these proteins:
- a CDS encoding lactate racemase domain-containing protein — protein MIIGKGSPQETLSAAQVLELCGQAFAARNLTGKRILAIIPDNTRSAPIDLMFRSVYQLLAERAARLDFLIALGTHPPLSAAGIAQRLGVATEELHTKYPKARIFNHAWNDPRQLRRLGTISAEEVAEISRGMMRAPVPVTINKMIFDYDLLMIIGPTFPHEVVGFSGGNKYLFPGIAGGEIIDMFHWLGALITSPVIIGTKHTPVRRVVDRAASFVPVERMCLSLVVQGRELAGLYIGTPEEAWSAAADLSREIHIIYKERPFARVLSCAPAMYDDLWVGGKCTYKLEPVVAEGGELIIYAPHIREISVSHGREIQRIGYHVRDYFLKQMDKFKDVPGGIMAHSTHVKGVGTFENGVEKPRMNVVLATQIPEKVCRSINLGYRDPASIDLDEWKDREDEDILFVPKAGEILYRLKDDPFE, from the coding sequence ATGATCATCGGCAAAGGCTCTCCCCAAGAAACGCTGAGCGCGGCCCAGGTTTTGGAACTGTGCGGCCAGGCGTTCGCAGCGAGAAATCTCACCGGCAAGCGCATCCTGGCGATCATTCCCGACAACACGCGCAGCGCGCCGATTGACTTGATGTTTCGCAGCGTGTATCAATTGCTGGCAGAACGCGCCGCGCGGCTGGATTTTCTCATCGCGCTCGGCACGCATCCGCCGCTGTCCGCGGCCGGCATCGCACAGCGACTCGGCGTCGCCACGGAAGAACTGCACACAAAATATCCCAAGGCGCGCATCTTCAATCATGCCTGGAACGATCCGCGGCAGCTTCGCCGGCTCGGCACAATTTCCGCCGAGGAAGTCGCGGAGATTTCCCGCGGCATGATGCGCGCGCCCGTGCCGGTCACGATAAACAAGATGATTTTTGACTATGATCTGCTGATGATCATCGGGCCCACGTTTCCGCACGAAGTGGTGGGTTTCTCCGGCGGCAACAAGTATCTCTTTCCCGGCATTGCGGGTGGTGAGATCATCGACATGTTTCACTGGCTGGGCGCGCTCATCACCAGTCCGGTGATCATCGGCACGAAGCACACGCCGGTGCGCCGCGTGGTTGATCGCGCCGCTTCATTCGTGCCGGTCGAGCGCATGTGCTTGAGCCTGGTGGTGCAAGGACGCGAGCTCGCCGGCTTGTATATCGGCACACCGGAAGAGGCGTGGAGTGCCGCCGCAGATTTGTCCCGGGAAATTCACATCATTTACAAAGAGCGCCCCTTTGCCAGGGTTCTCTCTTGCGCGCCGGCGATGTATGACGATTTGTGGGTGGGCGGCAAATGCACCTACAAGCTGGAGCCGGTGGTGGCGGAGGGCGGCGAGTTGATCATTTATGCGCCGCATATCAGGGAAATCTCGGTGTCGCACGGCAGAGAAATCCAACGCATCGGCTATCACGTGCGCGATTATTTTCTCAAGCAGATGGACAAGTTCAAAGATGTGCCCGGCGGCATCATGGCGCATTCCACGCATGTGAAAGGGGTGGGCACGTTCGAGAACGGCGTGGAAAAACCGCGCATGAACGTCGTGCTCGCCACGCAGATTCCGGAAAAGGTGTGCCGCAGCATCAATCTCGGGTATCGCGATCCGGCTTCGATCGATCTCGATGAATGGAAAGATCGCGAAGACGAGGATATTCTCTTTGTTCCCAAGGCCGGTGAAATTCTCTATCGGTTGAAGGACGATCCCTTTGAATAG
- a CDS encoding gluconokinase, producing the protein MIIILMGVTGCGKTTIGQQLARELNWPFYDGDDFHPAANVEKMRAGIPLTDDDRAPWLATLQNLIREKLNTSQSGILACSALKQKYRDWLQVDPLKVRFVFLQGDFATIAKRLAARTNHYMDPNLLASQFEALEEPRDALAVDIAQTPGAIVAHIRSALQLPKQVV; encoded by the coding sequence ATGATCATCATTCTGATGGGCGTCACCGGTTGCGGCAAGACCACCATCGGCCAGCAACTGGCGCGAGAATTGAACTGGCCGTTTTACGACGGCGACGATTTTCATCCTGCCGCCAATGTGGAAAAAATGCGCGCCGGCATTCCGTTGACGGACGACGATCGTGCTCCCTGGCTGGCGACTCTGCAAAACTTGATTCGCGAAAAGCTCAATACCAGCCAATCCGGGATTCTGGCGTGCTCGGCGTTGAAGCAAAAATATCGCGACTGGCTGCAGGTCGATCCGCTGAAAGTGCGCTTCGTTTTTCTGCAGGGTGATTTTGCCACCATCGCCAAACGCCTGGCAGCACGCACGAATCATTACATGGATCCCAATCTGCTTGCCAGCCAATTCGAGGCGCTGGAAGAGCCGCGCGACGCGCTCGCCGTCGACATAGCACAAACGCCCGGGGCGATCGTGGCGCACATCAGGTCGGCATTGCAGTTGCCCAAGCAGGTCGTTTAG
- a CDS encoding T9SS type A sorting domain-containing protein, producing MRKPGLGIVLYLLLSWSQPALPQDFMLQGWYWNYPGTADGHVWADTLNAKAQALANAGFTYVWLPPLSRASFGQTSNGYDPKDLFDLGEFGGGPTRFGTRTDLNDLIATFNTYGLKAVADMIYNHRDGGKAENNPSVEGWIENLTAAKVNNGDQPFPSDRYRCYLPIGGATGRGAGTYYFKFKSASEHANFHGKPYKVYMQTNAVGYQSQPPENEAEPNGGGGCGEPNNVIHLGIDMQANLDGLGCKIDEFALTLGSSDFNATGDSIWIYTGNSSGYTDHYVYEVWYNGSNHQSAIKYQTYTDFTGVASGRGGMNHTNFKPNGNPTCLCGDWDYMYFFYDYDQTVPSTRDTLFAWTRWMWSNAGMRGLRMDAVKHFTPEFVGDLLDNLHANGMDPGMVVGEWFDSNSYILKDWVEDVKSYMDAGTQAAIKPRVFDFALRDALEKACDLYGYDARNVFTASLVDAQGVSGDYAVTFVNNHDFRDPGQPVDNDPILAYAYTLTNNQLGVASVFYPDYYSSLRSKIDQLIEIHKNYIYGASSRDYLSRLGTPYSATYTGGYPNTTLLYQLRGAVSGRDVIVAINFAGEQLRVTHGVNTTSLPVGATLIDAVGNSTTATLTVNASNQVYLELPARSYAVWIEDAGSWAQAGVSGLGSTYTFNEIDMLDKDTGWAVATSGKIAKTTNGGINWSAVTSGTSNALYGVKAVDANTVVVVGASNTIRRTTNGGASWVSVAPSMSPTPTWRNVDGIGSTLYAVGHVTSGARRVRVARSTDGGATWTRIDGGAMGSTSTTSSTAFYGIDVVTADIVYLCGTYGTGGNSIYYTANGTNPAPAWSGTSTASPFYSIEMINSSWGYVVGSSSKYYQTTNGTSFSAVASSGLPSGMSVWDVSWNANTQRLYLAGYTGASGSYVPRLYRTGVMANSAASDVVSAMTVNLPGNTQLFSLDAETSSAASGGSSTRIAYYGALGLVKSSVPLTETDSPARAASYELFANYPNPFNPATTIVYQMPQAGQVSLQIFNMLGQLVRTLVDAEVAAGVHAVTWDGRDSEGDQLASGVYVYQLRAGETVKTRKMLLAK from the coding sequence ATGAGAAAACCAGGGTTAGGCATCGTTCTGTATTTGTTGCTGAGTTGGAGCCAGCCGGCCTTGCCGCAGGACTTCATGCTGCAAGGCTGGTATTGGAACTATCCGGGCACTGCTGATGGCCACGTGTGGGCGGACACGCTCAACGCCAAAGCGCAGGCGCTGGCGAATGCCGGATTCACCTATGTTTGGCTGCCTCCGCTCTCGCGTGCCAGCTTTGGGCAAACCAGCAACGGCTACGATCCCAAAGATCTGTTCGATCTCGGCGAATTCGGCGGCGGCCCGACGCGCTTCGGTACGCGCACCGATCTCAACGATCTCATCGCCACGTTCAACACCTACGGCCTCAAGGCCGTGGCGGATATGATTTACAACCATCGCGATGGTGGGAAGGCGGAAAACAATCCCTCGGTGGAAGGCTGGATTGAAAACTTGACGGCGGCGAAAGTCAACAACGGCGATCAGCCTTTTCCCAGCGATCGCTACCGCTGTTATCTGCCCATTGGCGGCGCCACGGGCCGCGGCGCGGGCACTTACTATTTCAAATTCAAATCCGCCTCTGAGCATGCGAATTTTCATGGCAAGCCTTACAAGGTTTATATGCAAACCAACGCTGTCGGATATCAAAGCCAACCGCCGGAGAACGAAGCAGAGCCGAATGGTGGCGGCGGTTGCGGCGAGCCGAACAACGTGATTCATCTCGGCATCGACATGCAGGCCAACCTCGACGGCCTCGGTTGCAAGATCGACGAGTTCGCGCTCACCCTCGGCAGCAGCGACTTCAATGCCACGGGCGACTCCATCTGGATCTACACCGGCAATTCCAGCGGCTACACCGATCACTATGTCTATGAAGTGTGGTACAACGGCAGTAATCATCAAAGCGCGATCAAGTATCAGACCTATACCGATTTCACCGGTGTTGCCAGCGGCCGCGGCGGCATGAATCACACCAACTTCAAACCCAACGGCAATCCCACCTGCCTGTGCGGCGACTGGGACTACATGTACTTTTTCTACGATTATGACCAAACCGTGCCGAGCACACGCGACACTTTGTTCGCGTGGACGCGCTGGATGTGGAGCAACGCCGGCATGCGCGGCCTGCGCATGGATGCGGTCAAGCATTTCACCCCGGAGTTTGTCGGCGATTTGCTGGATAATTTGCACGCGAATGGCATGGACCCCGGCATGGTCGTGGGCGAATGGTTCGACTCGAATTCATACATTCTCAAAGACTGGGTCGAGGACGTGAAGAGTTACATGGACGCCGGCACGCAAGCCGCGATCAAGCCGCGCGTGTTCGATTTCGCCCTGCGCGACGCCCTGGAGAAAGCGTGCGATCTTTACGGCTATGACGCGCGCAACGTTTTCACCGCCAGTCTCGTCGATGCGCAAGGCGTCAGCGGCGATTATGCCGTCACCTTCGTCAACAACCATGATTTCCGTGATCCCGGCCAGCCGGTGGACAACGATCCGATACTCGCTTACGCTTACACACTCACCAACAACCAACTTGGCGTTGCCAGCGTGTTTTATCCGGATTACTACAGCAGCCTCAGGAGCAAGATCGATCAGCTCATCGAGATTCACAAGAACTACATTTATGGCGCCAGCAGCCGCGATTATCTCAGCCGCCTCGGCACGCCGTACAGCGCGACGTACACCGGCGGCTATCCGAACACGACGCTGCTCTATCAATTGCGCGGCGCGGTTTCCGGACGCGATGTGATCGTCGCCATCAATTTTGCCGGCGAGCAGCTCAGAGTCACGCACGGCGTCAACACGACCAGCTTGCCGGTGGGCGCGACGCTGATCGATGCGGTAGGCAATTCGACGACCGCCACTCTGACCGTGAATGCCAGCAATCAAGTTTATCTCGAATTGCCGGCACGCAGCTATGCGGTGTGGATCGAAGATGCCGGCAGTTGGGCGCAAGCCGGTGTGAGTGGTTTGGGTTCGACGTACACGTTCAATGAAATCGATATGCTCGACAAAGACACGGGTTGGGCGGTGGCGACGAGCGGCAAGATTGCGAAGACAACGAACGGGGGCATCAACTGGAGCGCAGTGACGAGCGGGACTTCCAACGCGCTGTACGGCGTCAAAGCGGTGGATGCGAATACCGTCGTGGTCGTCGGTGCCAGCAACACGATTCGCCGTACGACGAATGGCGGCGCTTCCTGGGTGTCGGTGGCGCCGAGCATGTCGCCCACGCCGACTTGGCGCAACGTCGATGGCATCGGCAGCACGCTGTACGCGGTTGGTCACGTGACTTCCGGCGCGCGGCGCGTGCGCGTGGCGCGCTCTACCGACGGCGGCGCAACGTGGACGCGCATCGATGGCGGCGCGATGGGCAGCACCAGCACGACTTCTTCAACAGCGTTCTATGGCATTGATGTCGTCACCGCGGATATCGTCTATCTTTGCGGCACCTACGGCACCGGCGGCAATAGCATCTACTACACCGCGAATGGCACCAACCCTGCACCGGCTTGGAGCGGCACTTCGACCGCCTCTCCTTTCTATAGCATCGAAATGATCAACAGCAGTTGGGGCTACGTGGTCGGCAGTTCTTCGAAATACTATCAAACCACCAACGGCACCTCGTTTTCCGCAGTCGCGAGCAGCGGTCTGCCCAGCGGCATGTCGGTGTGGGACGTGTCGTGGAATGCGAACACGCAGCGGCTTTACCTCGCCGGTTACACGGGTGCCAGCGGGTCGTATGTGCCGCGCCTCTATCGCACCGGCGTGATGGCCAACTCGGCCGCTTCGGATGTGGTGAGCGCGATGACGGTCAATCTGCCCGGCAACACGCAATTGTTCTCGCTAGACGCCGAGACTTCCTCCGCGGCTTCCGGCGGCAGCAGCACGCGCATTGCTTATTACGGCGCGCTCGGTCTGGTGAAATCATCCGTGCCGCTGACAGAGACCGATTCTCCAGCGCGGGCTGCGAGCTACGAACTGTTCGCCAACTATCCCAATCCCTTTAATCCGGCAACAACGATCGTGTACCAAATGCCGCAAGCGGGACAAGTCTCGCTGCAGATATTCAACATGCTCGGGCAATTGGTGCGGACGCTGGTTGATGCGGAAGTGGCAGCGGGCGTGCACGCCGTCACCTGGGATGGCAGAGACAGCGAGGGCGATCAGTTAGCGAGCGGCGTGTACGTCTATCAACTCCGGGCAGGTGAGACTGTGAAAACGCGAAAGATGCTGCTCGCAAAGTAG